GTGGAAGAGGCCGACACCAATAACCAATCCGTGGGCAAGGGTGGACGGCCTGATCGGGAAGGCCGAGTGACCTTGGACGCCTGCATCATGGACCAAAATGGCAACTGTGGTGCCGTAGTCTTTCTACAAAATGTGACCCACGCCATCTCAGTAGCCAGAAAAGTAATGGAAGATACCCCCCACGTCATGCTGGCAGGAGAAGGGGCAGAACAATTTGCCTTTGAGCAGGGATTTCCCAAAGAAAACCTCCTCACGGAAAAGTCGCGCTTGGAATGGGAGGAGTGGAAAAAGGAATCCAAATACCAGCCGGTCATCAATATTGAGAACCATGATACCATTGGAATGGTTGCCATTGATGAAAAAGGCGAAATTTCCGGGGCCTGTACCACAAGTGGCATGGCCTACAAAATGGCCGGAAGGGTCGGGGATTCCCCAATCATTGGCTCTGGCCTGTTCGTGGACAATGAAGTTGGGGGGGCTGCCGCAACAGGCCAAGGTGAGGAAGTGGTGAAAACGGTGGGGAGTTTCCTGGTCGTGGAAC
The sequence above is a segment of the Muricauda sp. SCSIO 64092 genome. Coding sequences within it:
- a CDS encoding isoaspartyl peptidase/L-asparaginase family protein translates to MRRRKFLKKSSLSTAGIVSAPLFSSCKNTPEEKEIPISVPARKPIVIATWDVPNATAKAWEVLNNGGTALDAVEQGTKVEEADTNNQSVGKGGRPDREGRVTLDACIMDQNGNCGAVVFLQNVTHAISVARKVMEDTPHVMLAGEGAEQFAFEQGFPKENLLTEKSRLEWEEWKKESKYQPVINIENHDTIGMVAIDEKGEISGACTTSGMAYKMAGRVGDSPIIGSGLFVDNEVGGAAATGQGEEVVKTVGSFLVVELMRQGRSPQEACEEAVHRIVKGNPGHKDFQVGYIAINKNGETGGYCIHPGFSYRVYSKNGHENIEPGSFLKP